The window tgaataacaagagtatggagaatgtgaaggagaagagggtggtccacagtatcaaatgccgcagagaggtcgagtaatatgagcagagtgtaatgatctctgtctttggcagcatggaggtcattagttattttagtgagggctttttcagtagagtgagcagtgcggaagccagactgtagagtgtctaggagagaatatgtattgagaaaatggagcatgtTCCCTGGGCATGCTAGGCTGCCAATACATTTACCTagcctacacgcccagagatctGGGTTTAGCTGGTTTGTGAGGGGGTTGAGGACAATGTAGTGTGGGAATGGGCTGGCCTCATTTCTGGGAGCCATTGTCTGCCCCAGACAGAGAGGCAGCTATTTCATTAAGAGAGAGTAGGTCAGCATTGAGTGGCAGCGTGATGATGTTATTTtagggagaagcagagagacCCAGTAGAACACATACGCTACTGGAGACGCACAGACATGTATATGTGGTCTTGAGGTACAAGGGCCTGATAAAAAGGGCATATTAAGTTACAGGAGCACAGTACAAAGTGCATATTGGGGACCAATATGTATGACTATCTTAAAGTGGTGAACGTTTTCAGTATTTTGTACGCTGTTAAGGGAGAGTTGTATCATTTTTATCTCGCACTAGCTGTTGATGAGCCTTCTAGGAATTAAGAAGAATCTAGGGATCTGAATAGTGTCTCATTTCCTAGAAGTGTGAACAAATGCATTGTTACATCCTGTGGGACACATCCATTTGATGATACACATTAACAAGCATGTGACATCAGTAATACCGTTTGGGAGTGTTATTTTTTCAACTATTTTCACCTACCTCATTTGGGAGTCTCTGGATGTTGATTTGCACACATTCCTTGCTTCTATGTATAGGAGGTTGTCAGATTCTAGCTCCTGTTTTGCATTGGCAGTTTACTGTATTTGAATGCTTGTGTATTATTGCACCAGCGTGGATATTAGTTCACCATCTTTAAagcagtgtgtgtatacacacatttttcttctttttctcatCTATGCTTGTGTgtattaataaattgtatttgaaTTGCTTTGTACTGATGTTGCATCATTTATATTTTCTTAAGTGCAGAGTTCCTGATGCTGTCTCTTAGCATAACTGTCTTGTAGGGGATCTCActccttaaaaatatatatatataatttgtttttcttttcttcattCTAAGTAATGTAAAATAATAATTCTTGTCATGCTATATAAAGCAGTTATTATTTTCCTGAGGAAGTGTACATTTGTTCTATGTTGTTTATATGGGTTTGTAAGTTCTTCATACAGTAGGTGTAATAAGGTGTAAAGAGCTTTTGAATCCTCCCAGGTCTCTTCTTTCTGTGTACTCTGTTACTGCTGCGTGGAGTCTTCTGGCCACAATGTCCAACAGCAAGTATTATTCATTGGTATTTATGGAGTTCTGTAACATTTTATACTTTGTAGTGACAATGAGAATCATTGAATGGTGTgtaaggcaggagaggggataGCAGAATGCTAAGGATGGGCGAGGAAAACAAAAAATGTCTAAAGACCTATGGGGCAACCAAGATGTGCGGGAGGGACGTACGCAGCAACTGATGGGTTTTTATGACAGTCTGGGAGACTCAACGGTATGCAAGGATGAGGTGGGAGTGACTGAAGGGTGTGGGAGGAAAAGATGGTTGACTGAATACTTTGAGGACAAGCTGAGAGTTGCAAAGGTATGCGAGGACAGATATGATGAGTAAAGAGGGACATACATGAATATCATATCAAAgacatgtttcttttttttaaatatttttacttCAAGTTTTTACTATTTGTACCTCGTCTACATTGTCCAAAGATGGAGAACAACCGAAATAGGCAGCATTGAGCTCTTAGTGTTTTCTACTTTACATATATAGACGGATAAAACAGGTGCTTTGCAACAAAATTACACAGAGGATCAAAAGCTCCTAAGAGTTTTGGAATACATTTGGAACAAATTTCTGTGATAATAGAAGCCTTTGAATGCTTTCCAAAAAACAAGACATATGCCCATATTTACTGAAGCAGTACCATGCCACCAAAGGACACCTATTCATTTCAATTGCCTGTTAGGTCTTATTCCACAAGGTGTTCTATGACACAgcaccacttggtaaatatggcccatagagGTACATGCATCAAGTGCTGGTATAGGTTATCGGCTCTGGCGTTAACTCAAGTCAATAGTACCGGTACTGGCACTTGATACATGTGCCCCATAGTGTTCTACAAAGCCAGAAAAAAACCTGGCAATTGCTATCTAGAGGGTATCGGTCGACTCACCCCCACTTCTACGTGACACTTTAGGTGTTTAACAAGTTGCTGCCTCTGAGCATAGCTTCTCTCACATTCTGTACAAGCatacggtttctcccctgtatgagttcTCCTGTGACACACCAGATGTGAGCTGTGGTTAAATCTCCTATCACAATCAGGACATGCAAAGGGCCTCTCCCCTGTATGGATTCTTCTGTGGGTGACAAGGTGTGAATGGTGATTAAAAGTTTTTCGACATACAGTACAAGCGAATggcttctcccctgtgtgaattctCTGGTGTATTATGAGGGATGAGCTTTGAGTaaagcatttcccacattcagtgcATTCATACGGTTTCTCTCCCGTGTGGGTTCTTTGGTGTACAATAAGATAGGTGCTGATTGTAAAGCATTTGCCACAGTCTGCACATTCAAAAGGCTTAGTTCCTGTGTGGATTCTCTGGTGTTTCAACCGAGTTGAGCTATCTGAAAAACGTTTTCCACACTCACTACAGGTAAATGGCTTCTCTACTCTGTGAAACCTTTTGTGTCTAACGAGATGAAAGTTCTGAGAGaagcatttcccacattcagtgcAATTATAGACTGGGGTTCTGTTGTGTATCTTCTGATGGTTAACCAGAAAGCCTTTCTTCTTATAGCCCTTTCCGCAATCAGAGCAGATATGTGGCCTATCTCCTTCATAGACTCTCTTTGCAACAGCACTCGAGTGGCGATTTAATTTTCCACGTCCAATGCGACAATTCAACTTTTTTGCCATGCGTCGAGGAACACTATATCCTGATTTTGGAATACAAATTTCATCGCTTTCCAAATACTTAATTGGTTTGTCAGTGTTGACATTCTGCAGAGATGCCCCTTTAGGTTTCCGTAGGTTGTATTCACGGGTGACTGTGAAAGGTCCTCTTTCATATAAAATGTCATCGCTTTCCAAATACTTAATTGGTTTGTCAGTGTTGACATTCTGCAGAGATGCCCCTTTAGGTTTCCGTAGGTTGTATACACGGGTGACTGTGA is drawn from Ascaphus truei isolate aAscTru1 chromosome 7, aAscTru1.hap1, whole genome shotgun sequence and contains these coding sequences:
- the LOC142498857 gene encoding uncharacterized protein LOC142498857, with translation MAGQELVPLALQTSEINNWVKWKTGPMQTRMSLQTERKFDEVAVYFSEAEWEYLDEGQKELYKDVMMENYQTIRSLGYLSEKPIIISRIERGEELCVRNHPDNIETKDFVHSCIDWTEDDSYMYDDDDDDDEEKVDIPNDQETPPLKNIILCERGPFTVTRVYNLRKPKGASLQNVNTDKPIKYLESDDILYERGPFTVTREYNLRKPKGASLQNVNTDKPIKYLESDEICIPKSGYSVPRRMAKKLNCRIGRGKLNRHSSAVAKRVYEGDRPHICSDCGKGYKKKGFLVNHQKIHNRTPVYNCTECGKCFSQNFHLVRHKRFHRVEKPFTCSECGKRFSDSSTRLKHQRIHTGTKPFECADCGKCFTISTYLIVHQRTHTGEKPYECTECGKCFTQSSSLIIHQRIHTGEKPFACTVCRKTFNHHSHLVTHRRIHTGERPFACPDCDRRFNHSSHLVCHRRTHTGEKPYACTECERSYAQRQQLVKHLKCHVEVGVSRPIPSR